The proteins below come from a single Zea mays cultivar B73 chromosome 8, Zm-B73-REFERENCE-NAM-5.0, whole genome shotgun sequence genomic window:
- the LOC100501293 gene encoding E3 ubiquitin-protein ligase ORTHRUS 2: protein MPDLPCDGDGVCMVCRVASPPEVDLLTCSTCTTPWHSPCLSKPPALADAASWSCPDCSPDSAAVAAPSGPANTLVAAIRAIEADHTLSDQEKARRRQALLTGDAPDGADDDDDEASDDALEIVGKNFSCVFCMKLPERPVTTPCGHNFCLKCFQKWIQNQKRTCGKCRAQIPAKMAEQPRINSALVEVIRMAKISKNPNSAGSAVPYHYLRNDDRPDKAFTTDRAKRAGKANASSGQIFVTIAPDHFGPILAENDPRRNMGVRVGETWEDRLECRQWGAHFPHVAGIAGQSTHGAQSVALSGGYEDDEDHGEWFLYTGSGGRDLSGNKRTNKEQSSDQKFEKLNAALRISCLKGYPVRVVRSHKEKRSSYAPESGVRYDGVYRIEKCWRKIGIQGKFKVCRYLFVRCDNEPAPWTSDDHGDRPRPLPKIKELQGATDITERKGRPSWDYDDKDGWKWVVPPPVSRKPVLSGDPETDKQIRRATKRVHLSVAERLLKEFACSICRAVIKEPLTTPCAHNFCKTCLLGAYDSQSSIRERSRGGRTLRAQKIVKTCPSCPTDICDFLENPQINREMMELIETLQRKAVEEAKMTSDDAEECGDGDSEENDGDLVKGEDVSGLNEGEQDSADADANVEGSVKIVVEIKEEGKDDKRSKMGATEVVDVLVDEDAVKQTKKRKVDAEAGTNGGKRMKSSSTVEEVAVCVTPVKRSRKSGDMDDERNGSPAVSSGRRVTRSSVDDTGSADSPARRTRSRARADAGC, encoded by the exons ATGCCGGACCTCCCCTGCGACGGCGATGGCGTCTGTATGGTCTGCCGCGTCGCATCCCCGCCGGAGGTCGACCTCCTCACCTGCTCCACCTGCACCACGCCCTGGCACTCTCCGTGCCTCTCCAAGCCCCCCGCCCTCGCCGACGCCGCCAGCTGGAGCTGCCCCGACTGCTCCCCCGACTCCGCTGCCGTCGCCGCTCCCTCGGGCCCCGCCAACACCCTGGTCGCCGCCATCCGCGCCATCGAGGCTGACCACACACTCTCCGACCAGGAGAAGGCGCGCCGCCGCCAGGCCCTCCTCACCGGCGACGCCCCCGACGGCgcggacgacgatgacgacgaagcGTCCGACGATGCCCTTGAGATCGTCGGCAAGAACTTCAGCTGCGTTTTCTGCATGAAGCTCCCTGAACGACCCGTCACG ACACCCTGTGGCCATAACTTCTGCTTGAAATGCTTCCAGAAGTGGATTCAAAATCAGAAGAGGACGTGTGGGAAATGTCGGGCGCAGATCCCGGCCAAaatggctgagcagccaagaatcAACTCCGCACTAGTCGAAGTTATCAGGATGGCTAAGATTTCAAAGAATCCTAACTCTGCTGGCTCAGCAGTTCCATATCACTATCTACGAAATGATGATAGGCCTGATAAGGCCTTTACAACTGACAGGGCTAAGAGGGCTGGAAAAGCAAACGCATCAAGTGGCCAGATCTTTGTGACTATTGCACCTGATCATTTTGGCCCCATTCTTGCAGAAAATGACCCCCGCAGGAATATGGGTGTTCGAGTCGGGGAAACATGGGAAGACCGACTTGAGTGCAGGCAATGGGGTGCTCACTTTCCTCATGTGGCTGGCATTGCTGGCCAGTCTACGCATGGTGCTCAATCAGTAGCCCTCTCAGGAGGGTATGAAGATGATGAAGACCATGGAGAGTGGTTTCTTTACACCGGAAG CGGTGGGAGGGATCTAAGTGGTAACAAGCGGACAAACAAGGAACAGTCATCTGATCAGAAATTTGAGAAGCTGAATGCTGCTTTACGCATTAGTTGCTTAAAGGGCTACCCTGTTAGGGTTGTACG GTCGCACAAAGAGAAGCGGTCCTCATATGCTCCTGAATCTGGTGTGAGGTACGACGGGGTTTACAGGATTGAGAAGTGCTGGAGGAAGATTGGTATTCAG GGTAAGTTCAAGGTCTGCAGGTATCTCTTTGTACGCTGTGACAATGAACCAGCTCCTTGGACCAG TGACGATCACGGTGACCGTCCAAGACCATTGCCAAAGATAAAGGAGCTGCAAGGTGCAACTGATATAACAGAGAGGAAAGGgcgcccttcatgggattatgat GATAAAGATGGCTGGAAATGGGTGGTGCCTCCGCCAGTCAGCAGGAAGCCTGTTCTATCTGGGGATCCTGAGACCGACAAGCAAATCCGTAGAGCAACAAAGCGTGTTCATTTGTCTGTTGCTGAAAGGCTGCTTAAAG AATTTGCTTGTTCGATATGCCGGGCGGTGATTAAAGAACCACTTACGACTCCATGTGCCCACAACTTTTGCAAGACTTGTTTGCTTGGGGCATATGATAGCCAGTCTTCTATAAGGGAAAGAAGCCGTGGTGGTCGGACTCTAAGGGCACAGAAGATTGTGAAGACGTGCCCTTCTTGCCCAACTGACATCTGTGATTTTTTAGAGAATCCCCAG ATCAACCGAGAAATGATGGAGCTGATTGAGACTTTGCAACGCAAGGCTGTTGAAGAAGCCAAGATGACTTCAGATGATGCTGAGGAATGTGGTGATGGTGATTCGGAGGAAAATGATGGTGATTTGGTGAAGGGAGAGGATGTTAGTGGTTTGAATGAGGGAGAGCAAGACAGTGCAGACGCTGATGCTAATGTTGAAGGTTCTGTGAAGATTGTGGTTGAAATcaaggaggaaggaaaagatgATAAAAGGTCAAAGATGGGCGCGACTGAAGTGGTGGATGTGTTAGTTGATGAAGATGCTGTGAAGCAGACGAAAAAGCGCAAGGTTGATGCTGAGGCTGGCACCAACGGTGGCAAGAGGATGAAGAGCAGTAGTACCGTGGAAGAGGTTGCTGTGTGCGTCACTCCTGTGAAACGGAGCAGGAAGAGTGGTGATATGGATGATGAGCGCAACGGCAGTCCTGCTGTGAGCAGCGGCCGCAGGGTGACTCGCAGCAGTGTGGATGACACTGGATCTGCTGATAGTCCGGCGAGGAGGACTAGAAGCCGTGCCAGAGCTGATGCTGGTTGCTGA